The segment GCGCCTACACAGTGTCCCGGCTGGCCCTTGATGCCGGGGTGAGCGTGCATATCGTGCGCGACTACCTGCTGCGCGGATTGCTACGGCCGGTCGCGTGCACCACGGGCGGCTACGGCTTGTTCGATGACACCGCGTTGCAACGGCTGCGCTTTGTACGGGCTGCCTTCGAAGCGGGTATCGGCCTGGACGCACTGGCGCGGCTGTGCCGGGCGCTGGATGCTGCGGACGGTGACGGTGCGTCTGCGCAGCTTGCCGTGTTGCGGCAACTCGTCGAGCGTCGGCGCGAGGCCCTGGCCAGCCTCGAAATGCAACTGGCCGCCATGCCAACCGAACCGGCACAGCACGCGGAGAGTCTGCCATGAACAGCCCAGAGCACTTGCCGTCTGAGACGCACAAACCGATCACCGGCTACTTGTGGGGCGCGCTGGCCGTGCTCACCTGTCCCTGCCATTTGCCGATTCTCGCCATTGTGCTAGCCGGCACGACGGCCGGCGCGTTCATCGGGGAGCACTGGGGTATTGCAGCCCTCACGCTGACCGGCTTGTTTGTCCTGTCTGTGACGCGGCTGCTGCGGGCCTTCAAGGGAAGATCATGACCGCTTCCCAGCCAGCCGAGAGTGGGCAGCTTTGAGCTTCGCTACCAATCTGGAGGAGTACCACCATGAACGCAAACGCCCCGAACACTGCCAGTTGCACCACCTGCTGCGTATGCTGCAAAGAAATTCCGCTCGATGCCGCCTTCACCCCGGAAGGCGCGGAATACGTCGAACATTTCT is part of the Acinetobacter sp. WCHA45 genome and harbors:
- the merD gene encoding mercury resistance co-regulator MerD; the encoded protein is MSAYTVSRLALDAGVSVHIVRDYLLRGLLRPVACTTGGYGLFDDTALQRLRFVRAAFEAGIGLDALARLCRALDAADGDGASAQLAVLRQLVERRREALASLEMQLAAMPTEPAQHAESLP
- a CDS encoding DUF3330 domain-containing protein → MNANAPNTASCTTCCVCCKEIPLDAAFTPEGAEYVEHFCGLDCYERFQARAKAATESDIAPVPGGSQPSD
- the merE gene encoding broad-spectrum mercury transporter MerE, which encodes MNSPEHLPSETHKPITGYLWGALAVLTCPCHLPILAIVLAGTTAGAFIGEHWGIAALTLTGLFVLSVTRLLRAFKGRS